A genomic stretch from Bdellovibrionales bacterium CG10_big_fil_rev_8_21_14_0_10_45_34 includes:
- the selU gene encoding tRNA 2-selenouridine(34) synthase MnmH: protein MSQSSNIQKIDPWSVVQLLIDGHSAASLSLPMRFLDVRSEGEYDAGHFDGFLCAPILNNIERAAVGTTFKSFGQQAAIELGVKFTEQKRKAIASEWHQSPHMKSYIVMCFRGGLRSKYACEWLSELCSVDQRVYQVEGGYKSVRTNLLRELENKKVAVILSGLTGSGKSRLLRDCNLPSLDLERLANHRGSAFGELIGGQPTQVQFENNLAVEWIKLGSNKFVAEDESRLIGRRVLPVGVKETLESAEIIEVVVPFESRIRNIFDEYVKEPLENEYSLENLCELRLKQLTSVSKKLGGAEFAHISTLLETAFKDGAEFEPHAQWISRLLKNYYDPMYKFSSERRSRKVIFRGDYQECLEWMNKKSDLLKSPKKAAVLQNYPPEF from the coding sequence GTGTCACAGTCCTCGAATATCCAAAAAATTGATCCGTGGAGTGTTGTTCAGCTATTAATAGATGGGCACTCGGCTGCCTCGCTTTCATTGCCGATGCGTTTTTTAGATGTTCGCTCCGAAGGGGAATACGATGCTGGTCACTTTGATGGATTTTTGTGCGCTCCTATACTCAACAATATCGAAAGAGCGGCAGTAGGAACAACCTTCAAGTCCTTTGGTCAGCAAGCAGCCATCGAATTGGGCGTTAAGTTTACTGAACAAAAAAGAAAAGCCATTGCCAGCGAATGGCATCAAAGCCCTCACATGAAATCTTATATTGTTATGTGTTTCCGAGGTGGTCTCAGATCGAAATATGCTTGCGAATGGTTGTCTGAGTTGTGCAGTGTTGATCAGCGAGTGTATCAAGTCGAAGGGGGCTACAAGAGTGTGCGTACGAACTTGTTGAGAGAGCTTGAAAACAAAAAGGTGGCCGTTATTTTGTCTGGGCTAACCGGGAGTGGAAAATCGCGTTTGCTTCGAGACTGCAATTTGCCGTCATTAGATCTTGAGAGGCTGGCAAATCATCGCGGAAGTGCTTTTGGCGAGCTAATTGGCGGACAGCCGACCCAAGTGCAGTTCGAAAATAATTTAGCAGTAGAATGGATCAAGCTCGGCTCTAACAAGTTTGTCGCTGAAGATGAAAGCCGGCTCATAGGGCGCAGAGTCCTGCCTGTTGGGGTGAAAGAGACATTGGAATCTGCAGAGATTATCGAAGTTGTAGTTCCTTTTGAGTCACGAATACGAAATATATTTGATGAGTATGTTAAGGAACCTTTGGAAAATGAATATTCACTTGAGAATCTTTGCGAGCTGCGACTTAAGCAATTGACCTCTGTTTCTAAGAAATTAGGGGGTGCTGAATTTGCACATATAAGCACTCTTTTAGAAACAGCATTTAAAGATGGTGCCGAGTTTGAGCCCCACGCCCAGTGGATTAGCCGACTATTAAAAAATTATTATGATCCGATGTACAAGTTTTCTAGCGAACGAAGATCTCGAAAAGTGATCTTTCGGGGCGACTATCAGGAGTGTTTAGAATGGATGAACAAAAAGTCAGACTTACTCAAATCGCCAAAAAAGGCGGCTGTGCTGCAAAACTACCCGCCGGAGTTCTAA
- a CDS encoding DUF429 domain-containing protein, protein MSKKRVPHTRSRKTGGKDKNHITGSSSKRAKKQPISQSSNLPSEAAVMPSVVRFAGVALSGAKADRTALTVLEYYPGPARLFLKHAHLKIQSKEDSTADSQLLNLIQEMGPELQLIGIDAPLSLPLCLNCGVQCESYETCTAEHNVWMRAAHLNQKKKKKRTKHYTPYTDRCVEYYVSHMLEEPFEMQHALGANNAPLAARATYLVPRLPCRVVEVFPQLSLWRIGLGLRLAKSHLRFFKHSPESSESRHVFLREISKQGSLFVYQQDLHRLIDSPQGFNSLICALTAFLSYHGQSEEKPKNFPSREGWVEFPRQSYVWPPPD, encoded by the coding sequence ATGTCAAAAAAACGGGTTCCACACACTCGAAGCCGCAAAACCGGTGGCAAAGATAAAAACCACATAACTGGTTCTTCAAGCAAACGAGCAAAAAAGCAGCCAATCAGTCAGAGCTCGAACTTGCCTTCAGAAGCGGCAGTCATGCCCTCAGTCGTTCGTTTTGCAGGAGTCGCCTTGTCTGGCGCTAAGGCGGATCGAACAGCTTTGACGGTGCTGGAGTATTATCCGGGACCAGCCAGGTTATTTTTAAAACACGCGCACTTAAAAATTCAGTCAAAAGAAGATTCTACTGCTGACTCTCAGCTGCTGAACCTTATCCAAGAGATGGGTCCCGAGTTACAACTGATCGGAATAGATGCCCCACTTTCGCTTCCGCTCTGTTTAAATTGCGGGGTTCAGTGTGAATCGTACGAAACTTGTACCGCTGAACACAACGTTTGGATGCGAGCGGCCCATCTAAACCAAAAAAAGAAAAAGAAAAGAACAAAGCACTATACGCCCTACACTGATCGATGCGTAGAGTATTATGTCTCTCATATGCTCGAAGAACCATTTGAAATGCAGCATGCACTTGGAGCAAATAATGCCCCATTGGCCGCGCGTGCGACCTACCTTGTTCCGCGATTACCTTGCCGAGTTGTCGAAGTTTTTCCGCAGCTAAGCTTGTGGAGAATTGGCTTGGGGTTACGCCTCGCAAAAAGCCACTTGAGATTTTTCAAGCATTCGCCGGAAAGTTCTGAAAGTCGGCATGTCTTCCTCAGAGAAATTTCCAAGCAAGGAAGTCTATTTGTTTATCAGCAAGACCTACATAGGCTTATTGATAGTCCGCAGGGTTTTAACTCACTGATATGTGCGTTAACGGCGTTCTTGTCTTATCACGGTCAATCAGAGGAAAAGCCCAAGAACTTTCCCTCTCGAGAGGGCTGGGTGGAGTTTCCCCGACAAAGCTACGTTTGGCCTCCACCCGACTAA
- a CDS encoding galactokinase: MCSAVVETLGESTLGNTVTTSRQNTQPQSRSPDNFFVESPTRIDLAGGTLDLWPFYALLGPFYTINLAISILTRVDVRRLETNEIRISSQGMNRNVSYESLLKLKEVARSTTVGLEELVLSEFEFSGGWELTTSSQSPVGGGLGGSSSLVISLLKAAAQLEGQTLSDLEMIEIAHNIEARALGVPTGTQDYVPALRGGINIIRYDHSGCHLEDCIDDVEDFSERLVVVYTGRPHHSGLNNWEVYKKVVERDAQTIEALKSLGQVSEHLRVSLIKKDFDSFSDIFAQELKWRLRLSKVFSSPEIERLAAVIGKLGQIKICGAGGGGCVFVWVKSTQREEVVQLCQKNGFHTLEAAKPVAKIKTT, encoded by the coding sequence ATGTGCTCTGCAGTGGTCGAGACTTTAGGAGAAAGCACATTGGGTAACACCGTGACGACGAGTCGACAGAATACACAACCTCAGTCGAGATCGCCTGACAATTTTTTTGTAGAATCGCCCACTCGCATTGATTTGGCTGGGGGGACTTTAGACCTCTGGCCTTTTTATGCCCTGCTTGGTCCGTTTTACACGATCAACCTTGCCATATCCATACTGACAAGAGTGGACGTCCGAAGGCTCGAGACAAATGAAATCAGGATTTCTTCTCAAGGAATGAACAGGAATGTCAGCTATGAGAGCCTCTTAAAACTTAAAGAAGTGGCAAGGAGCACGACAGTTGGACTCGAGGAGCTTGTTCTCTCAGAATTTGAATTTTCAGGGGGTTGGGAGTTAACAACTAGTAGTCAGTCGCCGGTAGGTGGTGGGCTAGGCGGTAGCTCTTCGTTGGTTATTTCTCTATTAAAGGCAGCGGCTCAGTTAGAAGGGCAAACCTTATCTGATCTAGAAATGATTGAAATCGCGCACAATATAGAAGCTAGAGCACTTGGAGTTCCCACGGGTACGCAAGATTACGTTCCGGCGCTGCGAGGTGGGATCAACATTATTCGGTATGACCATTCAGGATGTCATCTTGAAGATTGCATCGATGACGTGGAAGACTTTTCAGAAAGATTAGTGGTTGTTTATACGGGACGCCCCCATCACTCAGGTCTTAATAACTGGGAAGTTTATAAAAAGGTCGTCGAACGCGATGCTCAAACAATAGAGGCCCTTAAAAGTTTAGGTCAAGTTTCAGAACACCTGAGAGTTAGTTTAATAAAAAAAGATTTTGATTCGTTTTCAGATATTTTCGCGCAAGAATTAAAGTGGCGCTTGAGACTTTCAAAGGTTTTTTCGAGTCCAGAGATTGAGCGGCTCGCGGCAGTTATTGGCAAGTTAGGGCAGATTAAGATCTGCGGTGCCGGTGGCGGTGGCTGTGTTTTTGTTTGGGTTAAGTCCACGCAGCGTGAGGAGGTCGTTCAACTATGTCAAAAAAACGGGTTCCACACACTCGAAGCCGCAAAACCGGTGGCAAAGATAAAAACCACATAA
- a CDS encoding ABC transporter permease, with protein MRGFWTIFVKEFKGFFTSPGFYAVAGLFMVFSSFLFYNMFVQFAQMSLQMSFQGGGEGPNLHQQVIQGHIYNLNLILLFLVPFLTVRLLTEEKKARTMDLLLTSPVTSTQIVLGKYFAAAAIVGVLLLVSMTFPVATAFFTKVQWGPLASAYLGLFLVSAIYVAVGLFASSLGDSVVVSGFVAIFLSLSLWFIAWSASTVDSAVVKDVLSHMSVSNHFGQFIRGSIQTVGFAFMLSVIVLYCFLSQRVVESARWR; from the coding sequence ATGAGAGGGTTTTGGACGATTTTTGTAAAAGAATTCAAAGGATTTTTTACCTCGCCTGGATTTTATGCGGTGGCTGGTTTGTTCATGGTTTTCTCAAGTTTTCTTTTCTATAACATGTTCGTGCAATTTGCTCAGATGTCTTTGCAAATGTCTTTTCAAGGTGGAGGCGAAGGGCCAAATTTGCACCAACAAGTTATCCAAGGGCACATATATAACCTGAATCTCATCCTTTTGTTCCTAGTTCCGTTTTTGACTGTGCGCCTACTCACTGAAGAGAAAAAGGCGCGCACAATGGATTTGCTTCTTACTAGCCCCGTCACATCTACGCAGATTGTGCTGGGCAAGTATTTCGCAGCAGCGGCCATAGTCGGAGTACTGCTTCTAGTTTCTATGACGTTTCCGGTAGCTACTGCCTTCTTTACGAAGGTACAGTGGGGACCACTTGCATCGGCCTACTTAGGACTTTTTCTTGTGTCAGCAATTTATGTAGCTGTCGGCTTGTTCGCTTCGTCGTTAGGTGACTCGGTTGTTGTGTCGGGATTTGTTGCGATATTCCTTTCATTGTCACTATGGTTTATTGCCTGGTCGGCTTCGACCGTCGATAGCGCAGTGGTGAAGGACGTGCTTTCGCACATGTCAGTGTCTAACCACTTCGGGCAGTTTATCCGCGGCAGTATTCAAACCGTGGGTTTCGCGTTCATGCTAAGTGTGATTGTGCTTTATTGTTTCTTAAGCCAAAGAGTCGTTGAATCGGCAAGGTGGAGGTAA
- a CDS encoding MFS transporter, producing MIEIRGLTKRYGNTTAVDSLEFTVNKGEVVGFLGPNGAGKSTTMKIITGYMAPTTGDVKIAGLDVFENPIEVKRKIGFLPEHPPLYQDMFVTDYLKFVAKLKGVPKTKLKSQVEMAIEKTNLQDVAKRLIQNLSKGFKQRVGVAQALVSDPEILILDEPTVGLDPKQVAEMRKLIQSLKGHHTIVLSTHILPEVQATCQRIIIINKGKIVAKNTLDELNNRMAGHQKYRLKVRDNVGGLKDKLAALKGVEGVDLVDGVRTFEVQISGGVESVDELSRVAVEARAGLLELTPQTESLEDIFLKLTSKETSV from the coding sequence ATGATTGAGATTCGAGGGCTCACAAAACGCTACGGGAACACAACCGCCGTGGACTCACTTGAGTTCACCGTCAACAAAGGCGAGGTTGTAGGATTTCTCGGGCCGAATGGGGCAGGCAAATCGACGACGATGAAAATCATCACTGGCTATATGGCGCCTACAACAGGCGACGTTAAAATTGCCGGTCTAGATGTTTTCGAAAACCCCATTGAAGTTAAGAGAAAAATTGGATTTCTGCCTGAGCATCCCCCTCTCTACCAAGATATGTTTGTCACGGACTATTTGAAGTTTGTGGCCAAACTAAAGGGTGTTCCAAAAACGAAGCTGAAATCGCAAGTCGAAATGGCTATCGAGAAAACGAATCTTCAGGATGTTGCAAAAAGACTGATACAAAATCTCTCTAAAGGATTCAAGCAGCGCGTAGGCGTGGCTCAGGCATTGGTTTCAGATCCAGAGATTTTGATTTTGGACGAGCCAACTGTTGGTCTTGATCCAAAACAAGTTGCGGAGATGAGAAAGCTGATTCAAAGCCTTAAAGGGCACCACACAATTGTGCTTTCTACGCATATTCTTCCGGAAGTTCAGGCAACTTGCCAAAGGATCATCATCATCAACAAAGGCAAAATTGTTGCCAAGAACACTCTTGATGAACTCAACAACCGCATGGCTGGCCATCAGAAGTATCGCTTGAAGGTGAGAGACAACGTAGGCGGTCTAAAAGATAAGCTCGCAGCGCTTAAAGGTGTTGAAGGCGTCGATCTCGTTGATGGAGTGCGCACGTTTGAAGTGCAAATCAGCGGCGGCGTTGAAAGTGTTGACGAACTATCAAGAGTGGCCGTTGAAGCTAGGGCGGGGCTTTTGGAGCTGACTCCTCAAACCGAATCGTTAGAAGACATTTTCTTAAAACTCACCTCTAAGGAGACAAGCGTATGA
- a CDS encoding DUF924 domain-containing protein, which produces MQPQKVIAFWFEESGPKKWYSAESNFDDLIRSRFSELAEKAQRCELSAWRSSAIGALAEIILLDQFSRNLYRGTARAFRYDELALALAQFALNNGFDKELAPSKRAFLYLPFMHSESKAVHEDAVKLFSQPELENNLKFEMLHKNIIDRFGRYPHRNEILGRAHTIEEIEFLKTPGSSF; this is translated from the coding sequence ATGCAACCTCAAAAGGTGATCGCGTTTTGGTTTGAAGAGTCTGGTCCAAAAAAGTGGTATTCGGCTGAGAGCAATTTTGACGATCTCATCCGCAGTCGGTTTTCTGAGCTCGCCGAAAAGGCACAAAGGTGCGAGCTCAGTGCGTGGCGTTCATCTGCAATTGGAGCCTTGGCTGAGATTATTTTACTCGATCAGTTTTCTCGAAATCTTTATCGCGGAACGGCTCGCGCCTTTCGCTACGACGAACTTGCTTTAGCTTTGGCACAGTTCGCTCTTAATAATGGATTCGACAAAGAACTTGCTCCCAGCAAACGAGCTTTTCTCTATTTGCCTTTCATGCATTCCGAATCCAAAGCTGTGCATGAAGACGCTGTGAAACTCTTTAGCCAACCGGAGCTTGAGAACAATTTGAAATTTGAAATGCTACACAAAAATATTATTGATCGGTTCGGCCGCTACCCCCACCGAAACGAAATTCTTGGCCGCGCCCACACGATAGAGGAGATCGAGTTCCTAAAAACCCCTGGCTCCAGCTTTTAG
- a CDS encoding phosphate/phosphite/phosphonate ABC transporter substrate-binding protein — translation MGRTIQLRLCFFAALVSLFSACTTEKAELGTADNPIKFFFVPSVDAMTLEDTGRIVQAYLEENTPYKYKVSIPASYVAVVEAFGTERADVASLNTFGYVLAHEKYKAQARLTVIRFGEDTYKAQIVALKDGPIKKLEDVDGKKFAYVDPASTSGYLMPAKLFMDKGIKPADYMFAKKHDNVITMIYQKQVDAGATFYSPPEDGKIQDARRLVKTQFPDVEDKVKIVALTDAIPNDPIVFREGMPEEMKQTIVDALLKFVKTEQGKDALYKLYGVTDFKVCTDEKYDGVREMLKALGKSAHELVEKK, via the coding sequence ATGGGACGCACTATACAACTGAGACTTTGCTTCTTCGCCGCGTTAGTATCGCTTTTCAGTGCCTGTACGACTGAAAAGGCAGAATTAGGTACCGCAGACAACCCCATAAAGTTCTTCTTTGTTCCTTCTGTGGACGCTATGACCCTTGAGGATACCGGCAGAATTGTTCAGGCCTACCTTGAGGAAAACACGCCCTACAAATACAAAGTTTCTATTCCAGCGAGTTACGTGGCAGTGGTGGAAGCCTTTGGAACGGAGCGCGCCGACGTAGCCTCCTTAAATACGTTTGGCTACGTACTCGCTCACGAAAAATACAAAGCTCAGGCGAGGCTTACGGTCATTCGCTTTGGTGAAGACACCTACAAAGCCCAAATAGTCGCGCTTAAAGATGGTCCGATTAAAAAGTTAGAAGACGTCGACGGCAAAAAATTTGCTTACGTTGATCCGGCTTCCACCTCTGGATACTTGATGCCCGCGAAATTGTTTATGGATAAAGGCATTAAGCCTGCCGATTACATGTTTGCTAAAAAACATGACAACGTCATTACGATGATCTACCAAAAACAAGTTGACGCAGGAGCCACGTTTTATTCCCCGCCCGAAGACGGCAAGATTCAGGATGCGCGGAGGTTGGTTAAAACCCAGTTTCCTGACGTTGAAGACAAAGTGAAAATAGTGGCTCTGACTGATGCTATTCCGAATGATCCGATTGTCTTTCGAGAGGGAATGCCCGAGGAGATGAAACAAACTATAGTCGATGCACTGCTAAAGTTTGTTAAGACCGAACAAGGGAAAGATGCGCTCTACAAGCTCTACGGAGTAACGGACTTCAAAGTCTGTACGGATGAAAAATACGACGGCGTCAGGGAAATGCTTAAGGCATTAGGTAAATCCGCTCATGAATTGGTCGAGAAGAAGTGA
- the phnC gene encoding phosphonate ABC transporter ATP-binding protein produces MSDIILKISQLSKTFPNGVQALKNVSFEVKRGEFLVVIGLSGSGKSTLLRCINQLHQPSSGQILFNGQDITYLEGRKARELRTKIAMIFQQFNLIGRKSVLNNVLMGRLSKTNTLKSLFDLFSEKDVAQSKEYLKLVGIEQKAFIRANQLSGGQQQRVAIARALNQKPEMLLADEPVASLDPATCHTVMDYLEKVNKELGITIVCNLHFLSLVRQYATRVIALKGGELVYDGSPNDISDTWFQTIYGEKAREVHIN; encoded by the coding sequence ATGTCTGACATTATATTAAAGATCTCTCAATTATCTAAGACTTTTCCGAACGGGGTACAGGCTCTCAAAAATGTCTCGTTTGAAGTGAAAAGAGGAGAGTTTCTTGTTGTTATTGGGCTGAGCGGCTCTGGTAAATCGACGTTGTTAAGATGTATTAATCAACTTCATCAACCAAGTTCTGGCCAGATTCTCTTTAACGGACAAGACATCACTTATCTTGAGGGGCGAAAGGCAAGAGAGCTTCGTACCAAAATTGCGATGATTTTTCAGCAGTTCAACCTCATTGGCAGAAAAAGCGTGCTTAACAATGTGTTGATGGGGCGCCTTTCTAAGACAAATACCCTAAAAAGCTTGTTCGATCTCTTTTCAGAAAAAGACGTCGCACAATCAAAAGAATACTTGAAGCTCGTTGGTATTGAGCAAAAAGCTTTTATAAGAGCTAATCAACTTTCCGGTGGCCAACAACAACGCGTTGCTATTGCACGGGCGCTTAACCAGAAGCCAGAAATGCTCTTAGCAGACGAGCCAGTTGCTAGCTTAGATCCTGCTACTTGCCACACCGTTATGGACTACCTTGAAAAAGTGAATAAAGAGCTCGGCATCACGATAGTTTGCAATCTTCACTTTTTGAGTCTCGTGCGTCAGTACGCTACGAGAGTTATTGCACTTAAAGGCGGAGAACTTGTATATGATGGATCGCCGAATGACATAAGTGACACATGGTTTCAGACCATTTACGGAGAAAAAGCTCGAGAAGTTCATATCAACTAG
- the phnE gene encoding phosphonate ABC transporter, permease protein PhnE yields MRKRFRGHVLDTVLFGSLFVGISYLLFKPNSQQLLELDKNVLVITVCLVLGAFLSIILDSLRIKTLGEVLFEAGHLKEAPETLLRTFWGWQLIVCFLAFFVAGLRITEFSFYELFSEQGFLGAKRIFSSLIDPNFAILPRAILAIVETIFIAFVATILSVPVAFLLSFLAARNIMGKSKLTMMIYGAVRTSFNITRSIEPLIWAIVFSVWVGIGPFAGMLALMLHSVASLAKLYSELIECVEDGPIEGIQSTGADPLQIIWFAVVPQVTLPVVAVTIYRWDINVRMATVIGLVGGGGIGTMLIQYQGQALWREVGCLVIVIAIVVWLMDMASAHIREAIK; encoded by the coding sequence ATGCGCAAACGGTTTCGCGGTCATGTTTTAGATACGGTTCTCTTTGGTAGTTTGTTTGTCGGTATCTCGTATCTGCTCTTCAAGCCTAATTCTCAACAGCTTCTTGAACTCGATAAAAACGTTTTGGTTATTACTGTTTGCCTCGTACTGGGTGCCTTTCTAAGTATTATTTTAGATTCGCTTCGCATTAAGACCCTGGGTGAAGTTCTTTTTGAGGCAGGACACCTTAAAGAGGCTCCAGAGACACTTTTAAGAACTTTTTGGGGCTGGCAACTTATTGTGTGCTTCCTCGCTTTTTTTGTCGCAGGCCTCCGAATCACTGAGTTCAGTTTTTACGAACTTTTTTCAGAACAAGGGTTCCTGGGCGCCAAGAGAATCTTCTCGAGCCTCATTGACCCTAATTTTGCCATTTTACCTCGAGCCATACTCGCTATCGTAGAAACAATTTTTATCGCTTTTGTTGCGACGATCCTATCCGTTCCCGTCGCTTTTCTTCTCAGCTTTCTCGCCGCCAGAAACATTATGGGTAAAAGCAAACTCACAATGATGATTTATGGCGCTGTACGAACCTCTTTCAACATCACACGCTCTATTGAACCCCTTATCTGGGCAATTGTATTTTCGGTTTGGGTGGGTATCGGGCCTTTTGCGGGCATGCTTGCTCTTATGCTTCACTCAGTGGCATCTCTTGCTAAATTGTATAGTGAACTTATCGAGTGTGTCGAAGACGGCCCCATCGAGGGTATTCAGTCCACAGGAGCCGACCCACTACAAATTATTTGGTTTGCCGTTGTGCCACAGGTAACACTGCCAGTTGTGGCGGTGACCATCTACCGCTGGGATATCAACGTGCGTATGGCAACCGTGATTGGTCTTGTCGGTGGAGGCGGAATCGGAACAATGCTTATTCAGTATCAGGGCCAGGCACTTTGGCGAGAAGTCGGCTGTCTGGTGATTGTTATTGCGATTGTTGTTTGGCTTATGGATATGGCAAGCGCCCATATTCGAGAAGCCATTAAATAA
- a CDS encoding transcriptional regulator, whose amino-acid sequence MVPLESVDQLKDLVRRGRRGAGLSQCDLAKKAGVGKTLIFDLEKGHEKIQLDKLLAILRVLKIEMKFLAPPVYEEEKGARYL is encoded by the coding sequence GTGGTTCCGCTTGAATCTGTTGATCAGTTAAAAGATTTGGTTCGCAGAGGTCGAAGAGGGGCCGGTTTGAGCCAATGCGACCTTGCGAAAAAAGCGGGGGTCGGCAAGACTTTGATCTTTGATCTAGAAAAAGGCCATGAAAAGATCCAGCTCGATAAGCTGCTGGCAATTCTTAGAGTCCTTAAAATTGAAATGAAATTTCTGGCACCTCCCGTGTATGAAGAAGAAAAAGGCGCTCGTTATCTCTGA
- a CDS encoding deoxyhypusine synthase, with translation MSKSPVSDFIDTHYKHFNSITVKRAAQGYKEHLASGGKMMVTLAGAMSTAELGIILADMIREDKVHAITCTGANLEEDVFNLVAHEHYRVIPNWRELTPADEQALLDEHLNRVTDTCIPEGEAIRRLEKHLIKVWQTADSKGEKYFPHEFLYKILLSGELKDKYQIDPKHSWLLAATEKNLPMYVPGWEDSTTGNIFAAHCIEKDIKNVHTVRTGIEYMMSLAEWYTETSSKSSIGFFQIGGGIAGDFPICVVPMLEQDLQRRTPLWGYFCQIGDSTTSFGSYSGAVPNEKITWGKLAADTPKYMIESDATIVAPLIFAYVLGR, from the coding sequence ATGAGCAAAAGCCCCGTTTCAGACTTTATTGACACTCATTACAAGCATTTTAACTCCATCACAGTGAAACGGGCAGCTCAAGGGTACAAAGAGCACCTAGCTTCAGGCGGGAAGATGATGGTCACCCTGGCTGGTGCAATGAGTACAGCAGAGCTGGGTATCATACTTGCGGATATGATTCGCGAAGATAAGGTGCATGCGATCACTTGTACCGGGGCCAACCTTGAAGAAGACGTTTTTAATTTAGTGGCCCATGAGCACTACCGGGTGATCCCGAACTGGCGAGAGTTGACGCCAGCAGATGAGCAGGCGCTGCTCGATGAGCACCTCAACCGAGTGACGGATACTTGTATTCCAGAAGGCGAAGCGATTCGTCGATTAGAAAAGCATCTGATTAAGGTCTGGCAAACCGCCGACTCGAAAGGCGAGAAGTACTTTCCGCATGAGTTTCTCTACAAAATTCTACTGTCGGGTGAGCTAAAAGATAAATATCAGATTGATCCCAAGCACAGTTGGCTGCTGGCTGCCACCGAGAAGAACTTGCCGATGTATGTTCCTGGGTGGGAGGACTCTACCACGGGCAACATATTTGCGGCCCATTGTATTGAGAAAGATATTAAAAATGTTCACACCGTGAGAACCGGCATTGAATACATGATGTCGCTTGCAGAGTGGTACACGGAGACTTCATCCAAATCGTCCATCGGGTTTTTTCAAATTGGTGGGGGGATTGCCGGTGACTTTCCCATCTGTGTGGTGCCAATGTTAGAGCAAGATTTGCAGCGCCGAACTCCGCTTTGGGGCTATTTTTGTCAAATAGGTGATTCGACAACAAGTTTTGGATCTTACTCCGGCGCCGTGCCCAATGAAAAGATCACTTGGGGAAAGCTTGCTGCTGATACCCCGAAATACATGATCGAATCCGATGCGACCATAGTAGCTCCTCTTATTTTTGCCTATGTTCTTGGCCGATAG
- a CDS encoding aspartate kinase: MKTQSIVVQKFGGTSVGTIERIEALAARIQTSVAKGLKPVVVVSAMSGETNRLVALAGQIDPNYRGISYDMIVASGEQVSVGLLGIALEKRGVQPRLFLGFQLGIRTDSVASRARIEDIRVERLHKALADGCVPVVAGFQGLDSSDQITTLGRGGSDTTAVALAAALELDSCEIYTDVPAVYTSDPRVVPKARPLKSLSFEETLEMASLGAKVLHIRSVEIAAKYGVKIVLKSTFEDAAGTIIGIEELDMEKPVVSSVTFERNVSVFRLYPLKKGIQPLSQIFEGLAKRGIVVDIVNQTTLPEGQRLAFSVSSDDCEEARQIIKKIVPETTNMEVLNPKSKISVVGVGMRNHTGVVETFLKCLESCEAEPHLITTSEIKISAVVESELLEPAARELHSKFGLDLDS, encoded by the coding sequence ATGAAAACGCAAAGCATAGTAGTTCAAAAATTTGGCGGTACCTCAGTTGGCACCATCGAGCGGATCGAGGCACTCGCCGCAAGAATCCAAACAAGCGTCGCCAAGGGGCTAAAGCCCGTCGTTGTTGTCTCAGCGATGTCGGGCGAAACGAATCGCCTCGTTGCGCTTGCCGGACAAATCGATCCCAATTATCGGGGGATCTCCTACGATATGATTGTCGCCTCAGGCGAACAAGTCAGCGTCGGCCTTTTGGGGATAGCTCTAGAAAAACGAGGGGTTCAACCGAGACTTTTCCTAGGGTTTCAGCTGGGTATCCGCACGGACTCAGTCGCAAGCCGTGCGCGCATTGAAGACATTCGAGTCGAAAGACTTCATAAGGCCCTCGCAGACGGATGTGTGCCTGTGGTGGCGGGGTTTCAAGGGCTTGACAGTTCTGACCAAATTACAACGCTTGGGCGCGGAGGCTCCGACACAACTGCCGTCGCATTGGCCGCCGCCCTCGAACTTGATAGCTGCGAGATTTACACAGACGTACCCGCAGTGTACACATCTGATCCGAGGGTTGTCCCAAAAGCTCGCCCCTTAAAAAGTCTTAGCTTTGAAGAGACTCTAGAGATGGCATCCCTGGGAGCAAAAGTGCTCCACATTCGCAGCGTTGAAATCGCCGCGAAGTACGGGGTAAAAATAGTACTTAAAAGCACATTTGAAGATGCCGCAGGCACCATCATTGGCATCGAGGAGCTAGATATGGAAAAACCAGTTGTTAGCAGTGTCACATTTGAAAGAAATGTTTCTGTTTTTCGTTTGTACCCACTTAAAAAAGGCATTCAACCCCTGAGTCAAATCTTTGAAGGCCTAGCGAAGCGAGGAATAGTCGTAGATATCGTCAATCAAACGACACTTCCCGAAGGTCAACGACTAGCCTTTTCTGTATCAAGTGATGACTGCGAAGAAGCCCGGCAAATTATCAAGAAGATCGTGCCAGAAACAACAAATATGGAAGTTTTGAATCCTAAATCAAAGATTTCTGTGGTGGGCGTAGGAATGCGAAATCACACCGGAGTTGTAGAGACTTTTTTAAAGTGTTTGGAGTCTTGCGAAGCTGAACCTCATTTGATCACAACTTCTGAAATCAAAATTAGCGCTGTTGTTGAGAGTGAACTACTTGAGCCAGCAGCGCGAGAACTTCACAGTAAATTTGGCTTAGATTTAGATAGTTAA